Part of the Nitrososphaera sp. genome, CGAGGCCCGTAGAGACAAGCATCCATGTGGTATCTCCCGTGTCGATCGGCATTTCCCGCCACTATTTGCATAAACGGTTCATATAAAAACCCTACTAATTTGCGATTATAATCTAATATTGAATTTTTATGATGATATGCCCTGTTTCTTTAACATTTTGAGATGGAATACCGTTATGGGAGAACCGGCAAGCGACTCCACGAGTTTTGCAGGTAAGCAGCCCGTACATGCAAGACCTGATTCCAAAAAGAAAAAAGACTGGCCATACTAAAATCACTTCAGCCCAATTTCTGCAGTGCGACGGGCGCAGAAAAGCACGTGTTTCAGTATTCGCCCGAGGAGAATTTCATTTCAATCATGGCCAGAAATACCATGTTCATGAGCGGTACCATGACAAACACGAGCATGTCGAAAAGGTTCTGCGTCGTAAAGTCGAGTATGTGAAAGCCAAGCGAGCCTGCCACGAAAATGCCAATTACGCCCATGATGACAGACACTATGACTCCCCCGAGGTACCCTTCGCTCACCATCGCGAGGCTGTCGATAAAGCCCTTGAGCTTGGCCTTTTTGAGCGCAATAAGCTCCTTTGACTCTTCTTCGCAATAGTCGCGCAGGCTTCCGCCGGAAATTATGACGTTGGCGATGCCCAGCAGCACCGCCCTCAGCATGTCCGAAGGGGTATGCGCCGCTACAAAGCCAATGGCAGTAATAACGTCCTCACCAAGAATGTCAAATCGGTAGACAATCTTTGAGAATTCCTTGGAGACCGGCCCGAACTCCTTGAGGGCGACGTGCCGTATGGTCTGCACGGGGTTCATGCCGGCGCTTGAAAGCGTCGCCATGTACGACATGACAAACGGCAGGTTATAATTTATCTTTACGCGCTTTGACGAGATCTTGTTCACAGCAATAAAGTATAGTCCTCCGGTAGACGCAGCAAAGGTCGCAAGCGTTACCGCCAGGGTGATAAGGCCCGCCTGCGGAAACCCATGCACAAAGTACGTGAAGACAATCATGCACGCGACAAATACAACAGGCGTGGCAATCATTGCAATGCCAAAAATCGTTGCAAGGAACATGCCCGGCGTTTGGTTGATGTCGGCTTGGTAGATTGTGTTGAGCATGGAGGGGCTCGGGTTAGCGTCCGCCCAGCGGAAGAACCTGTACGTCAGGCGCTTATACTTGCTTGACTTGAATCGCATTTAATATCCCTGCCGGGTCCTTGTAATAGTTTCTGATAATGTCCGAAACTTCTCGGTAGTCACTTACACTCTTTGATATCAAGTACTCGAATATTGACGCGCGCTTTTCTAGCTGTTCGTAGAGCTGCCTCTTTTCGAGGCCCAGCTTGTCGGCTATTTTTTCAAGCAAAAAGCTTCTGCCCCCGTATTCAAACGTGTCCGTGAACGGATCCCACCTAAAGACAACGTTTGTCACAAGCTCTTTTGTCTCCGGATCAAGGCCGAGTATTTCGACGATTTCCCTGACCCTTCTGACCTTTTCTGTGCCCTTTCGGACTGCGTTTACGAAAATGACAAGGTTGGTGTTTGAAAGAAGGACGCGGGGAACGTTCATGGGTGGCGACTCCACCCTGGCAAGAAGCTCCGACATCGAGGCCGCGTGGATGGTCCCCATCGCAGAGTGTCCCACAGATATGGCCTGGAACAGAGTATAGGCCTCCTCACCTCTTACCTCACCCACAATGAGGTACTCCGGCCTCTGTCGCAGCGCCGCGACAAGCAGGTCGAACAGGCTCACGTCTCCCGCGGAGCGGCCTTTCCCGGAGACGCCTGAAATGCCGGACACGTTGCTTGAGGATGACGCCTCACCAAAGCCGATTCTGGTGATTGCCTGGATCCAGTTAGTATGAGCGAGGTTGATCTCTGGGGTGTCCTCGATGGAGACTATCTTGTTCTCCTGCTTGATAAGCATCGATATTCCGTTTAGCAGAGTCGTCTTGCCGGCTGCTGTTCCGCCAGAGATTAAGATGGAGCTACCGAATTCCACAAGAAGCCACAGGTACGAAAAGATCCTCGTGTCAACACTGTTTAGCCTTATGAGCTCTACCGGGGAAATTGGTCTGCTCCTGAACTTTCTGATTGTAAATGTCGCACCCTTCTTGGTGACCTCGCGGCCCATGGTCATGTTGATTCTGCTCCCGTCAGGAAGCGCCGCATCCCTGATTGGCTGAAGAATTGAAATGTGCCTGCCTGAAATCTGGGCAAGCCTCAGGAGCAGGCTGTTTAGCGCCATCTCCTCAAAGACCACGTTCGTCTTGATTGACTCGTAGACGCGGTGATAGACATAGAGCGGGGTGTCAGGACCATTGCAGCTGATGTCCTCTATCATCCTGTCGTTCATCAGCGCATCTATTTCCCCAAAGCCGACATAGTCTCGAAGCAGGTAATAGAGAATCCTCTGCCTTTCCAGCGGACTGAGCTTGACTCCCTGTATGTCCAGAATCTCCTTGTAAATTTCGTTTACAAACTCGATCTTGTCTGTAGTATCGACAAGCACGCGCTCGCTGTTGACCAGCATATCGTAGGTCTTTTTGATGCTCTTGAGAATATTCTGCTCCTTGGTAGTGAGCTGCGGCTGAATAACGTTGTAAGTGGTCTCGCCGTTTTCATGTACGATGTTTACAAACTGGAACGGCTCCTTGACAGGATATGTTATGTTCTTGTATTCCTGAAGTAGCGCATACGTGGGGTCGTCGACGAGCTTGCCGGGAATCGAGGTGATTGCCGTGGGCGCGGGCTCGGTATCGACTAACTTGGCCTTTTTAAAAAGCGAAAAGCCGCCGCCTTTCTTGAGCTTCTTTGTCTTTTTGCGAGAATACTCTTCAACCGCAGCCTTTTCCTCTGGTGTGAGCTCGCGTTTTTCATGCGCAAATACTTCTGCGGTCTTGGCCTTCTCGGCCAGCTCTACCGGCTCTACCTGCGGGACGTGGCGGTCCTCTTTTTTGCCTCCAAAGAAACCCTTCCGGGATTCCTTTGGCTCTGATGCCACGTGGCTAGCCGCAGAGTGTGTTTGCGATTGTGACTGCTCTGAGGCAGAATCGCCGCTTAGCTTGTCATTTTTTCCAAGGGACCACTTTTTCTTTGGCTTGGAATCTCCGCTCACCGTGGGCGACTGGCTCGCGGTTTCACCCCTGCTTGCCAAAGGAGTTCCTGCCGAAGGTTCGCCGTCAGGACCCACCGGCGATGGTGCAGAAACTGGCGCCGGCGCCTGGGCGTCTTCGCCTTTTTTCTTACCGGAAAACAGTTTCATGCGTTAATTCTCTTTCCTTGCACCGGTTTTTTAATTATTATCTTGCTGCTAGGGCAACTTTCTCTGCGACTGTGGCTGTCTGAACTTGCGGCTTTTCGACGGTCATGTTGAGGACTACTTCAGCAATCTCGCTAGCGTGCTGGGCGGTGCGCTTGATGCTTTCAAATATTAGAACTATTCTTGCAGGTATAGATGCCGGGGACTTGGCGAGCCCTTCGTTCTTTTCGATTACCGCCAAGTCCTTTTCCATCTCTGATGCAAACATTCTGGTGGCACGAATGACTCTGTCGGCAGTATTGTAATCTTCTTCAAAAAGTGCCAGGATAGAGTCTGCTACGAAACCCGTAGCTGATTCGCTCAACCTTCTGATTCTCGCTACCAAATAGTCGTCAACGGGCTCCTTTATTTTGGTCGAGTCGGCCGCAATCTTGCATGCAAGGTCCGCGATGCGCTCGACAACGTTTACCACAAGCATGTACCGCAAGAGGTCGGCATCCGCGCCAAGCCCCAGGCTTGAGTAATCAACCTCGCCCTGTAAGGCAATTTCGAGCTGGCGCATGATGTAAAAGCTAAATCTGTCAACGTCATCGTCGTTTCTTGCGACATTATCGGAGAGGTCATGGTCTCTTGAGCTCAATGCCCTGATTGCGTCGCTGTGCATCGAGGCGGTGATAAGGTACATTCGCTTTATTGCGTCTTGGACGTTCAGCTGGGCATGGCCCAGAAGAACCTGCAGTGAAATTACTTCGTGTGAGTCGCTGATTATCTCTGTGCCCATAAGGCATCGTCTCACGAGTTCCTTAATCACGGTCCTCTGGGTCGAGGTAAGCCGGCCTCCGCCTGCGACGGCAATGTCAATCCTGCTGTAGCCTTTGAGGTAGTACGAGATAATCCTCCTCAGCACCTGCCCCATGTCTTCCTTGCACGATGCTGGATCGATTACAACATCTGCCTTCTTCTCCACGGATGCTCCGGTCGGAGAGTTCCGTGCCATTACAACCAGAGAGGTGTTGTTCTGCTTGGCAATCATGACTTTGTCACCCTGCTTGAGGCCCATGTCCTGCGCCCATTTTTTCGGGAGTGCTAGCATGAAAGACGTGCGACCTGAAAATTGCACCTTTCTCAGTTCAAAATTTTGACTATTTGGCATATACAATATCTCCTATAACGTTGTTCGAGAATAATCAGCTTGAATAAAACAATTAAGAAGGTGAACTATGTGAACTACATACCTCTATGGTGTACAAGCCCCGCCCACAGTCGATTGTTATTAACCATTTGAGTTACTGAAACCAATAATTCTTCTGAATCCTCCCGAAATCAGGAGCTCCTTGCGGTGGTCGCCTAATCTGGGGCGCTACAATTTTCCGGAAATGAGGCCTCGAAGAATCTAACTTGCCCGCAGGTCAGTAATCAGCTGAGGTGAGCGGAGCTGCACAAGCTTTGAAGGTTCCCTTCCCATCAAAACCTACCTGACGACCAGCACGGGACAGGTGGCGTAGGTTACCACACCGCTGGCGACACTGCCAAGTAGCAATTTTTTAAATCCCGATCTGCCGCGGGTTCCAATTACTATCAGGCTGGCTTTTTCGTTTTCGGCGTATTCTATAATCGCGGCCACGACTGAGTGCGGCGTGTCGATAACGTGGTGACTGAAGCTGACGCCTGCTCTGTCCGCGATGTTCTGGATCTCTGCAAACCATCCCTTTGCCTCGGCTTCAGCCTCTTCAATTTTCTTCTTGACAACGTCTGGGTACGACAGCCGGTAAAGCCCGAATGACTGGAGGTATTGGTCGATGTTGACAACGTAGACGGCCGTGACGGATGCACCGTACTTTGCAGCTACCATGACTGCCGATTTAGCAGCCCGCATCGATTGCTCTGATCCGTCAAGAGGGACTATTATTGTTGAAAAAGCGTCTGTCTCGCTCATGCCTCTCAGACGACTATTGAGTTCATGCTATTAAACACGACGCCGTGATGCTCTGTCATAGGCACAAAGAGTATAAACAAACCGCCGGAAATGCAAGGCATGTCTTCAAGGTTGCTCGTCTGCGGGGTTATAAACTGGGACACAACCCTGTTCGTTGACCGCCTCCCCTCTGCGGGAGAGGAAATGCAGGTCAGGCGCATGATTTCGGTTCCCGGTGGCAAGGGAGGCAACACCGCCGTTACGGCTGCTAGGATACTAGGACCGTCCAAGGTGACACTTGTAGCTGGGCTTGGCGACGATGATGTGGCGCAGCGCCAGATTCAGGTTCTGGAAAAAGAGGGAGTTGATACTGGCTGCATAATCTTTCAGAGGAAAATGGCATCCGGCCAGGCCTACATTGTAGTTGATAACCAGACAGGCGAGAACATGATTCTCACCCACATGGCTGCAAACCTGCTACAGCCGGATTTTTTCTTCCCGTCGCAGCATTTTCAGGACGCGGCAGCAGCCAGAATTGCCGAGGCCGTTTCCGGGGCAGAAATGATAATTGTAATTGACCCTCCGTTTGAAGTCGCAAGCCGGCTGGCCGGTTCCAAATCCAAAGATCAGTTGCTTGTCCTCTCGCCGGCGCTCCTGACAAACCTGGGACTAGGAACTCTCAGGTCGTACCTAGAAAAGGCGGACTATGTGGTATTAAACGAGCAGGAGGCAGGGCTGTTGATGCAATCGCCGGCAGCGCCGGATTCCATCGCTGACGCAGGCAGCCGCCTGTCAAGGCTCCTTGGAGGAAAACGGGTGGTTATTACACTTGGAAGCAGAGGCTGTGCGCTATTTTCCGGCGACAAAAAAGCGCTGATTCCGCCGCTCGACCTGGATTACTTTGGACTGAAGGTTGTCAGCACAGTAGGAGCAGGCGACACGCTGGTTGGAACCTTCGCTTCCTTTAAGGTTGAGGGGCTTGACGACATAGAGTCGTTATTTCGGGCCTGCATTGCCGCGGGCCTAAAGACCACAAGGGAGGAGACCAGGGGGAGCCCGGACAAGGAGATGATAGAATACTATGCCGGCCAGCCGAAGATGCGGATGCTGCTAGACTCAGTGAAGCTCACCTGAGCCCATCTACGACCAGCTGGTTGAACCGCTGGGAATTGACCTGGCGGCATACGGCGACGTTGCCTCCTTCTCCCGCCTTGACGACGCTTCTTCCTCTAAATGCGCCGTCTAAAGAGATGCTTATGCCGCCACATTCTTCGATTTTGAGCACCTCTGGGTGCAGGAGCGAAAACAGAGTAAACACGTCGTGGAGGTTGAAGTAAGAATAAGTCTTGACAGGGTACTGCAATATCTTGCAGGCCACTTTCGCCGGCCTGCTTGAAAGCGAGCATATTGTCGACAGGGAAGTGCTTGTGACTGCACAATCCGCCGAGCTCGTAACGTCCAGGCCCGATGCGACAACCGCGGGAGCCGAGACCTTGCCCGCCGCAAAATCAAAGACGATTGCTGCAGCCTCTGGATCGCAGTAAAAATTAAACTCGGCGTATTCCGTGGTATTGCCGCGCACTAGAGGGTCGTACGTGCCTCCCATGACGAAAATCCTGTCAACCCTGGATGCAAGGGAGGGATCTTTTTCAATGAGCATCGCGACGTTGGTAAGCGGGCCCGTCGCGACAATTGAAATCTCCTTTGGCCCGTGGGCCTTGAGCAGTGCCGACACTGCGTCAACCGCACCTACGGTGCTCGGGGCTGATTTTGGCTCCGGCAGGTCTGTGTCGCCAAGGCCGTCCCTTCCATGTATGAACTCGGCGTCAATCGTCTCGCCGCTTCTGATTGGCCTGCTGGCACCGGGGTGTACCGGGACCTTGCTGTTGACAGCCTCGATTATTCTCAGGGCATTGGCAGTCGTCCTGCGAACACTTACGTTCCCGCTGACGGTCGTGACCGCAAGTATGTCAAGGTCCGGCGAGTTGAGCGCGAGAAGCAGAGCCATGGCATCGTCGATGCCCGGGTCCATGTCAAGGATAGCCTTCTTTTTCACGCCCTGCTGCTGGCTTTTCAAACTGATGCAGTATTCGCCCCTGGGCCTTCAATAAATCAGTATGCTCTGGCGGCCTACTTTCTCACCACAAGTACCGAGCAGTGCGCATGCGACACCACTCCGCTTGCGACGCTTCCAAGCAGGAAGCGCTTTATCCCGCTCTGGCCCCTTGTCCCGATAACTATAAGGTCCGCCAATTCCTTTTCCGCAAATTCGACTATCGAGGAAGGCACTGATACGACATCAAGTATAATCTCGGTGCTCATCTTGACATCTTCGCGCATTGCAATCTGCCTCACCTCTGCAAACCAGCCTTCGGCCTTGAGCCTGGCTTCCTCAAGATATCTTGGCAGCATCAGGCCCACTGATGAATAGTCGGCGTAGGGCGGGTTTACAATGGAGTGCATGAAGACAATCTCCGCTCCAGACCTTTTTGCCAGGTAGACTGCATACCTGGCTGCTGCGAACGAAAATTCTGAGCCGTCAAGGGGCACGATTATCTTTTTGATGTTTGGAAGCGCACCGGCGGCCGTTGACTGCGACAAAACGCTAGAGCCTCCTCTGAAATGCCTCGACAACGTCGCGGGCAGTGACTATGCCTTCGAGGCGTCCGTCTCTCTCAAGCGGGAGTCTCTTTATGTTGTTCTCTAGCATCACTTTTGCCGCATCGCTTGCCCCTATTCCAACGTTTGCAATGATTAGCGGCTGTGACGAATACTTCATGACCTTTTCCTCAACGCTGACGCCCGCTGCTAGAACTCTGAACATCATGTCGCGCTCGGAAAAGATGGCAATGGGATTCGCAAATTCACCGACAACTACGCTTCCAATGCGTTCTTTGACCATGACCTTGACGGCGTGAAGAATGGTGTTTTCCGGGCTTACCCTGACGAGCCTTTTGGACATCACAGTCTCAATGGGTGGATTTCTGTCTGTTTGCTGGAATGCATACATCAGGTCTGATGCCGTGATAATGCCGGACAGTTTGTCAAGCCCAGACCTTTTTCTGCCGTATACAAGTAGGCGCCTGCCTTTTCTTATCATGATTTTTGCTGCCTGGGCGATTCTTGTTTGTTCGGGTATCGCCTCATACTTTTGGACCAGCACGTCTTTTACAGCGATATCAGGGATCGACTTTTTGCGGGCGACCACGTCGAGAATCTCTCTTTCCGTCAGGACTCCTTCGACACGCCCATCAGCGGTGTTTCCTTTCATTATGACGAGGTTTCCTATCTTATTGAGGCCCATCACTATAGCTGCGTTTGCAAGCGTCATGTTTGGTTCCCCGGTAATTACAGGAAAACTCATGTAGTTTCCTACCTGCATTGTCGGTTTGTGGACTGTTGTCACACCCATACCCTGCGCGAGATCAATCCGCCAAGAAAAGCATGAGGATTGCAGTGCAATGCAAAGCAAGCCGAACTACATGCCGCATTTGCGTAAGAAATTAAGAAAATTCCCGGTATGTAGCCGGCTGAAACATAAATACGCGGCCAATTATTGCATCAATGGTGAATAATGCAGGAAAACAGGGGACCGCCTGAAAGTTCTTCGCCCGAGAGCCTCGTGATTCCAAACGAGGACATGGACACCATACAAAAGGAAATCTCCGGTGAAAGGCTGCCTGAGGTCATCCTTGAACTGTGCGACGGCTGCCACTGGTCACTAATATGCTTTAACAAGCGAGGAATCATTAGGCAGTGTCCCGACTGCGGCAAAGAGGTGTCCTTTATCCCAATGAGGATCGATGAGGTCTGCTCAATAGAGTATGACGAGCGCCGCGGCGTTACCATAAGGTTTGACAGAAAAAAGCCATTGAGATAGCCCGCACGCCGGCGGTGAGTGAGCTTTTAGAGTCAGGATTACTTGTAAATAGTTTCGGTTCCGGGCCTTCCGCTAGCTCCATGCTGCCGCTCGTACTCCTGCAAGCTTGCCTGGCGCATCTTTACAAATTCCTCAATATTTTTACGAATTGCCTCCGCCTGAGTTCTCAGAGCCGAGACGTCCGTCTGGACTGAGGGGATGACCTTGCCGAGCGCCTCAAGCAGAATCGCTGCGCCCTCTGGGTCAGGGATGTTTGCAAGCGTTGGAACCAGCAGGCACCTGCATAGGAGGTTCTGGTTTACGCCTGAAGAGATTAGTGCCCCGGCGAGACCCACTATTACGGCGGTATTGGGGGTTATGACCGATGAATCGCCCTCGGGCTCATTTTGCAGCCCCGCTGCGGGCAAGGCAATGCCATCGGCATTTCCTCTTCTCAGTGCATGTGTAATATTTCCGAATATGCCGCCAGAGCCGGCTTGACCGTCTTCCCTGCTTTCCAGGAGAAGTGCGCGCCTGACGTCCTGGAGAGTAGCCGTGTAGCTGTCCGGCGTGATGCTTCCCACCACCATTATCTCTTTGACTCCTTCGTCTGCACACCATCCTAGTATTGCGCTGACGATCGAGTACGTTCCCATGGCAGTCGTAGGCGCCTCGCACATCAGGACGCAAAGTGTGCCGGACTTGTTGGAGTAAATCCTGAAGGGGTGCCTGAACTTGCCTGCGATAAAAAAGGCTGCCGGCATGACATAGGGAGACTCGACGAAGGCAATCTGGTGCATTCCGAGCTGCTCGACAAGGTGGTTCGTCGAAAGCGAGCCTACCATTCCGCTGTCCTGAAAGCCCACGATTAAGGTCGGACGCTTGAGCGCGATTTGCTTTGCCTTTGGAAGAGGGAGAATCTGGGTTGATTCGCTGGCTGAAGGTTCAAAAGTTGAAGAGTTTGATGGCTGTTTTTTCATGCTGAAGCTGAGCTCCCAAGTCACTATTATCTCTGATTGCGGAAGGATTGGAGCTTTACCCGGTGCATTGCAGGTAGAGATAGCCGTTGTCTGTGCATTCAGTGCTTGTTTTCCATGAATCATTCTTGTATGCATAACCAGCTGCGGTGCGCAATTGTGCGTTTGAAGCGGGCCGCGGCGCGAATGCGGAGGCGACAGGAAAAGATAATGAGCAAGGCTACGCACATTAGGTGATAAACAAATGGTGGGATCGCCTCTCGTAACCGTTGGAGACATAATGACGGAGCGCTTGGCCACAATCAACGCCGTCGACACGGCGCAAGAAGCTGCAAACAAGATGGTGCAGGAGAAAGTAAGTTCTCTTGCGGTACTTAATGACGACGGAACCGCCGCAGGGATAGTGACTGAGAGAGATTTTGTAAGGCGAATATGTGCAGCCGGGAAGAATAGCTCTGACGTAAAAATTGTCGAGATATTGTCTGCTCCGGTAAGAACCGTTGGCGTAGCCACCCCAATCGGCGAAGCCGCGAACTTTATGATTCAGAACAGGGTAAGGCATCTGCTGGTCGTAGAAGGCAGTCAAACGAAAAAGCCGGTTGGCATAATAAGTGCGACTGACATCGTTGCAAGCCTTAAAGAAAACAGCGCGGACATGAAGCAGGCCGACAAGGAAGTGCTAAATGCTCTTGAGAGCGAAGGCAGGTTCTATTTCTGACCCGCTCAGCTTGGAAACGCCAGCGGCCACGTTTTCGAAATCTCCGATAGACTCTTAGGCGTCGCGTCGCAATTCAGGTTCAGCTAGCAATTACTTCGAACCCTGCACCATACAGAATGCTTCCGACATCGTGGTCGTTTCCAAAATAGACTCCGGGTTCAGGGAAAACCGTATCAAATACGGCGCCAGCCCCGGGCGGCAGGTACGAAACTGAGCTGTACCCGCGAGTGCCGTCGCTGGTGATTTGCGAACCGTTGCTTGCTGCAATACCGCTTGAATTGTCTTCGGTAGCGGTAGGGACTTCCTCGCGTATGAGTCCAGCGCCGAAATTAAACGCGATCCCATTCCTAGGCCCTGCATTGAATAGAAACCAGCGTGTTGGCTCTCCAGCTTTGACGTGAAAGACCTCGGCATTGCTGTTTAGCGTAATTTTGGCAGTTTCACCGATTTGCGGTATGTACCGAAACGCCAGTCCGTTAGTAAGTACAAGATCTGGCTTGCGGGAAACGAACTTGCCGATATCAAAGTCGCCGGCGCTGTTCCCTGATGCATTTGTTGCAGAGGCGGTTTGGTTTCCAGATAGGGGCGGATGGCCAGCGGTGTCATAAAGCTCGCTGAATGCGACGTAGAATTCATGCGAGGATCGCCATTTGCTGCTGTGAACAACTATTCCGCCGTACATTCCATCGGCGATGTGCTCCCAGATGCCGTTCAGGTTGTCGCCATCACAGTGGTAAAGGTATGCGCCGGGATATTTTGTTGTGACGCTCCATGTTCTATTTTGTCCCGGATTTACAACTCCGGACAGCGCCTGACTTGGCCCAAAGCCAGCATGAAAGTTCAGGCTGTGCACCAGCTTGCCTTCGTTTTTCAACGTTATCTGGATGGTATCCCCCTGGTTAGATTCTATAAGAGGCCCCGGCACCGTTCCATTGAACACCATTTCATTGTACCACAGACCTCCGGGGTACAGGCCGTTATCGGGCGCGACTTGGGCAGTTTTTTCAGCAGCAATTAGCAGTATGCGATGCACTGTTCCAGCAGATGCGGCGATTCCAGAAAGGCTTGCACTGCCGGGCCCGGTCTTTACCGGGATGGATTGCGAAGCAACGAGAAACAACGAGGCCGTTATGGCAGATGACGCGACGGCCGAAATAGCGGCAATTGCGATTACCTTATCAGTTGTTATCTGCAAGTGACTCTAGCTACGATTCGGTTGTTGCAAGAGTCCAAATAAGCATTTCATGAAGGCACGACCTGCTAAAGCCTAATGAACCAGTCAGCACTCTGCTCGGTAAAAAACAGAATCTCCCTCTAGAGGCAAAAGACGGATCTGCGAGTCACAAATGAGAAATAGTAGATTCTTCATACTGAGTTGTGACATCGCAAGCTGATGGCACTGCGGACATCAGAGCGCTGATCGTCGACAACAACAGAGAGCTGATTGATTCGCTCATGATCAGGCTTTCACAGCATGGCTTTCAGGTCGATGTTTACAACCTGCCTTCAGATGTACTGGGTGAGTACGATGTCAAGGCTTGCAGCCTGGCTTTTCTTGGAGTGCGGCTGCCCCAGATGACTGGCTTTGAATTGGCCCGAGAATTATGGCGGGC contains:
- a CDS encoding multicopper oxidase domain-containing protein, with the translated sequence MQITTDKVIAIAAISAVASSAITASLFLVASQSIPVKTGPGSASLSGIAASAGTVHRILLIAAEKTAQVAPDNGLYPGGLWYNEMVFNGTVPGPLIESNQGDTIQITLKNEGKLVHSLNFHAGFGPSQALSGVVNPGQNRTWSVTTKYPGAYLYHCDGDNLNGIWEHIADGMYGGIVVHSSKWRSSHEFYVAFSELYDTAGHPPLSGNQTASATNASGNSAGDFDIGKFVSRKPDLVLTNGLAFRYIPQIGETAKITLNSNAEVFHVKAGEPTRWFLFNAGPRNGIAFNFGAGLIREEVPTATEDNSSGIAASNGSQITSDGTRGYSSVSYLPPGAGAVFDTVFPEPGVYFGNDHDVGSILYGAGFEVIAS
- a CDS encoding response regulator → MTSQADGTADIRALIVDNNRELIDSLMIRLSQHGFQVDVYNLPSDVLGEYDVKACSLAFLGVRLPQMTGFELARELWRANPGLKVCFLSEFEINEQEARVLMPSLKSHCFLTKGLAFEDLSRRIDSLVA